CAACTTTGACTCTTTTAGTAATATTCCCATTTATAAATCCCATCGGACCGGTAGTGCAGGTGATGCGACCGGTTTTTATCTAGTCTGATTCTAATAGCTTTGTTAATTTTGTTAATTTGATATTTTCTTACGATTTAACTATAGCTTATATTACATTATGGGGTATGTTTCAGTGTTTTCCTGCAGTAGTTAATGCTTTTAGCAGCAATGGAGAGGAGCAAGCTGTTGCAGAAGCTCATGAAGctcttcaatttcttgaaaatgaATTGAAAGTGAAAGGCAGCAAGTTTTTTGGAGGTGATAACATCAACCTGGTTGATATTGCTGCTACTTTTGTAGCATTTTGGATTGGAGCAGCTGAAGAAGCATTAGGAATAGAGGTGATGAGCAAACACAAGTTTCCGAAGTTAACCGAATGGAGTGATAACTATATTAACTGTCAAGCTGTGAAGGATAGCTTACCTCCAAGAGAAAACGTAGTTTCTTACTTTAAGAAGCGGTTTGGTAAGGCGTAATATGTTGGTGAATTATGGTTATGAAGT
The sequence above is drawn from the Helianthus annuus cultivar XRQ/B chromosome 12, HanXRQr2.0-SUNRISE, whole genome shotgun sequence genome and encodes:
- the LOC110894111 gene encoding probable glutathione S-transferase, encoding MANEVKLHGIAESLFVCGVKTALNLKDVKYEFVVEDLSNKSADLLKYNPVYKKVPVLVHNGNPISESLVIVEYIDEVWKGVPILPQDAYEKAQARFWAKVVNDKCFPAVVNAFSSNGEEQAVAEAHEALQFLENELKVKGSKFFGGDNINLVDIAATFVAFWIGAAEEALGIEVMSKHKFPKLTEWSDNYINCQAVKDSLPPRENVVSYFKKRFGKA